A single region of the Amphiprion ocellaris isolate individual 3 ecotype Okinawa chromosome 4, ASM2253959v1, whole genome shotgun sequence genome encodes:
- the LOC118469983 gene encoding uncharacterized protein LOC118469983 gives MTNEKSQIERTVSDLNQTSPVLDVLTVVGKDLYEEMPQESPEITNSLSTNENVEQVSITNQVTASQLAPGVNIETCVQHHLVCTTVSSLDKCLQCLGPVSSFKWLGYKCKVCSQVWHKSCIRQIPNEPNLSQEQQSAECSGDQLSSDQYIKRLRLEQEPQSDDDEHFSDEDYIPDTTDEEDEDLDARMPFMSHQLKAQQPAIFSATTSNVGDTSIPVVPSTSKCWPPLEDHMSSSAVETSDSANGVKQSSKDKPEGEEELQRPESALLTMSSKNYCYVCGKPQSKISRHLKTHTTHAEIVHAFSLPEHSKERKILLEKMRNKGNFQHNTAVLQDGTGPLKVKRKPKVSDVTGKFIHCMYCQGLFIRKELWRHVRRCSCKPESEDLDKEPGRTRVLGLAAAQESASCQQISSGVWKLLSVMKQDEVASVVRNDLSIIQFAQSLYNRHGQDPTKYEYMRQKLREVGRLMLCLRTEFSIHNLEEAVKPANFQRVVQAVKKVSGFDEENLCFQTPSLALKLGHTLRKICDIIHCRALMAEDEELIKSTETFKKLHTSKWSELVSHRALSTLSDAKYNKPSTLPFTQDVQILHKYLEKTAERAVCDLNEETTTQNYAQLAKVTLAQIIVFNRRRAGEVSKMRLKSFQEGDTTKLHEDVAMGLSKIEQKLCNYFRRIEIMGKRGRKVAVLLTPSVVDALSLLTSKRTECGVSATNVFLFARPKSMTYYRGQDCLRIHANQCGAKHPEHLRSTQLRKHVATLSQVLNLKNNELDQVADFLGHDIRVHRDFYRLPVPTTQLAKVSKLLLSMEKGRLSGLQGKSLDEIELEDEIALSDAGAQDSESESDDNGTAFTSECGNSEPVDAASVSALAEEAHGTEGFGLASSVSSTVDETTLSPEGKDAGQERDSRRVSKRMWSKAEVAAVMRHFRDHISKGKLATKNECSHCKLVEDPVLAQRTVQNIRDFVRNRGTAAKRQAQKQKL, from the exons atgaCGAATGAGAAAAGCCAGATTGAGAGGACTGTGAGTGACCTGAACCAGACAAGTCCAGTACTTGATGTACTCACTGTGGTTGGAAAG gaTCTCTATGAGGAAATGCCCCAGGAAAGTCCAGAGATCACAAATTCCCTatcaacaaatgaaaatgttgaacaG GTCAGCATTACAAATCAAGTCACCGCAAGTCAGTTGGCTCCAGGTGTCAACATTGAAACG TGTGTACAACATCACCTGGTGTGCACAACAGTATCCTCCTTAGACAAGTGCTTGCAGTGTCTGGGACCTGTATCCTCCTTCAAATGGCTTGGCTATAAATGCAAAG TTTGTTCACAGGTCTGGCATAAATCCTGTATCCGTCAAATTCCAAATGAGCCAAACCTTTCACAA GAGCAACAGTCTGCTGAATGTTCTGGGGATCAATTATCATCAGATCAGTATATCAAGAGACTACGTTTAGAACAGGAGCCACAatcagatgatgatgaacaCTTTTCTGATGAGGATTACATACCAGACACaacagatgaagaagatgaagatttAGATGCAAGGATGCCCTTTATGTCTCATCAGTTGAAAGCCCAACAGCCAGCAATATTCAGTGCTACAACATCAAATGTGGGAGACACAAGCATCCCAGTTGTACCTAGTACATCAAAATGTTGGCCACCTCTTGAGGATCATATGAGTTCCAGTGCTGTTGAAACGTCCGATTCAGCAAATGGTGTCAAACAGTCATCAAAGGATAAACCAGAGGGTGAAGAAGAGCTTCAGAGACCAGAATCAGCGCTTCTGACTATGAGCTCTAAAAATTATTGTTATGTCTGTGGTAAACCACAAAGCAAAATTTCACGCCACTTGAAAACGCATACAACACATGCTGAAATAGTTCATGCATTTTCCCTCCCTGAGCACTCCAAAGAGCGTAAAATATTAttggaaaaaatgagaaataaggGAAATTTCCAACAtaacactgcagttttacaaGATGGGACAGGGCCactgaaagtgaaaagaaaaccaaaagttTCAGATGTGACAGGAAAGTTCATTCACTGTATGTATTGCCAAGGATTGTTTATTCGTAAGGAACTGTGGAGACATGTCCGCAGATGCTCCTGCAAGCCAGAAAGTGAAGACTTGGATAAAGAACCTGGTAGAACCAGAGTACTGGGTTTAGCTGCAGCTCAAGAGTCTGCATCCTGTCAACAGATCTCAAGTGGAGTGTGGAAGCTCCTTAGTGTCATGAAACAGGATGAGGTAGCCTCAGTTGTGCGAAATGACCTCTCTATTATTCAGTTTGCCCAGTCACTCTACAACAGACATGGACAAGACCCCACAAAGTATGAATACATGCGACAGAAGCTCCGTGAAGTGGGGCGTCTGATGTTATGTCTGCGGACAGAATTTTCTATACATAACCTGGAGGAGGCTGTCAAACCTGCTAACTTCCAGAGAGTTGTGCAAGCAGTGAAGAAAGTTTCAGGTTTTGATGAAGAAAATCTCTGTTTCCAAACACCAAGCCTTGCGCTGAAATTGGGACACACACTACGCAAAATTTGTGACATCATCCACTGCCGGGCCCTCATGGCTGAAGATGAAGAATTGATCAAGTCCACTGAAACATTCAAGAAACTGCACACCTCCAAATGGTCAGAGTTAGTGTCTCACAGGGCCCTGAGTACACTGAGCGATGCAAAGTATAACAAACCATCTACATTACCCTTCACTCAAGATGTTCAGATTCTTCAcaagtacctggagaaaactgcagaaagagcTGTCTGCGACTTGAATGAGGAGACCACCACCCAGAATTATGCTCAGCTTGCAAAAGTTACTCTGGCACAAATTATTGTGTTCAATCGTAGACGAGCTGGAGAGGTTTCAAAAATGCGCCTCAAAAGTTTTCAGGAGGGAGACACCACAAAGCTTCATGAAGATGTTGCCATGGGGTTGTCAAAGATTGAACAAAAGCTCTGCAACTATTTCAGAAGAATTGAAATCATGGGGAAAAGAGGCAGAAAGGTTGCAGTTCTGCTCACACCAAGTGTGGTGGATGCTCTTTCGCTACTGACCAGTAAAAGAACCGAATGTGGCGTTAGTGCCACAAATGTCTTCCTGTTTGCAAGACCCAAGTCAATGACCTACTACAGAGGACAGGACTGTTTGCGTATTCATGCAAACCAGTGTGGAGCAAAGCACCCTGAGCACCTCAGGTCCACACAACTCAGGAAACATGTTGCCACACTTTCACAAGTCCTCAATCTAAAAAACAACGAACTTGATCAAGTTGCAGACTTTCTGGGTCATGACATCCGTGTTCACAGAGATTTCTACAGATTACCAGTTCCCACCACACAGCTGGCCAAGGTTTCCAAACTGCTTCTGTCAATGGAAAAAGGACGTCTTTCTGGTCTGCAAGGGAAATCCCTGGATGAGATTGAACTTGAAG ATGAAATTGCGTTAAGTGATGCTGGGGCCCAGGATAGTGAGAGCGAGTCAGATGACAACGGCACAGCATTCACATCAGAGTGTGGAAATAGTGAGCCTGTGGACGCTGCATCAGTCTCTGCATTAGCAGAGGAGGCTCATGGCACTGAAGGTTTTG GACTGGCATCATCGGTGTCATCCACGGTGGATGAGACCACCCTATCCCCTGAAG GAAAAGATGCTGGTCAAGAACGGGATTCCAGAAGAGTATCAAAGAGAATGTGGTCTAAGGCTGAGGTTGCTGCAGTAATGCGACATTTCAGAGATCACATATCTAAAGGAAAATTGGCCACCAAAAATGAATGCAGTCACTGCAAGCTGGTAGAAGACCCTGTGTTAGCCCAGAGAACAGTGCAAAATATCAGGGACTTTGTGAGAAACCGAGgaacagctgcaaagagacagGCACAGAAGCAAAAGCTTTAG